The following are encoded together in the Lathyrus oleraceus cultivar Zhongwan6 chromosome 3, CAAS_Psat_ZW6_1.0, whole genome shotgun sequence genome:
- the LOC127129853 gene encoding uncharacterized protein LOC127129853, translating into MSVAVYAEKFEDMAEYSRQDPYAPDRRWMIDQFLFGLRGEIYHSVSQREFTSYAELLRQCYVAENSLKKVQEERDQYRSGQRDQGRPGSQFRPRSQAFKGKQVQHARPNQPPQCQACKKCHFGKCDVREIRCFTCQIEGHMSRECPQNKNQMQGRSTSRVYTLDARKAKRNNALIAAIPLSPPMVVTTAMDDVVETPLICENCSISVNGRIFQIYLICLLLKKVIVVLGMDWLSANSVFIGCEEKLIIIPSSEATPKDVLTTILEGTVGMVNFLFENEKSVLLVLIKEPSDNPSVTQIPIVCEFPDVFLEDVTSLPSEREVEFSIDLIPGTAPISVSPYRIAPLELRELTNQLEELLTKHFIKPSVSPWGAPVLLVKKKDGSMRLCIDYHQLNKVTNKNKYPLIRIEDLLDQWKGACVFSKIDLRSGYHQIRIKSSDVPKTAFRTRYGHYEFLVMPFGVTNAPVVLLDYMNRIFQLYLDQFVVIFIDDILIYSRTPQEHGEHLRIVLSVLQEKQLFSKLSKCEFWMN; encoded by the exons ATGTCAGTAGCTGTGTATGCTGAGAAGTTCGAAGATATGGCTGAGTATTCTAGACAAGACCCGTACGCACCTGATAGGAGGTGGATGATTGATCAGTTTCTTTTTGGTCTGAGGGGTGAAATTTATCATAGTGTTTCTCAAAGGGAATTCACTTCTTATGCTGAACTATTAAGACAATGTTATGTGGCTGAGAACAGTTTGAAGAAGGTTCAAGAAGAAAGGGATCAGTACAGGAGTGGGCAGAGAGACCAAGGAAGGCCAGGAAGCCAGTTTAGGCCTAGATCTCAGGCTTTCAAGGGAAAACAGGTGCAACATGCAAGACCTAACCAACCTCCTCAATGTCAAGCATGTAAGAAGTGTCATTTTGGAAAATGTGATGTACGTGAAATTAGGTGTTTTACTTGTCAGATAGAGGGGCACATGTCTAGGGAATGCCCTCAGAATAAGAATCAAATGCAGGGGAGGAGTACCAGTCGAGTTTATACCTTAGATGCAAGGAAGGCTAAGAGAAACAATGCCTTAATTGCTG CAATTCCCTTGTCTCCTCCTATGGTGGTTACTACCGCCATGGATGATGTGGTTGAGACACcattgatttgtgaaaattgttcaATCTCGGTGAATGGTAGAATTTTTCAAATTTATCTTATTTGTTTACTACTTAAGAAGGTTATTGTGGTTTTGGGGATGGATTGGCTTTCCGCCAACTCGGTGTTTATTGGTTGTGAAGAGAAGTTGATTATCATTCCATCTAGTGAAGCTACTCCAAAGGATGTGCTAACTACAATCTTGGAAGGTACGGTTGGCATGGTTAATTTCTTATTTGAGAATGAAAAGTCAGTTCTCTTGGTTCTTATCAAGGAGCCTAGCGATAATCCGAGTGTTACACAAATCCCTATTGTTTGTGAATTTCCGGATGTTTTTCTTGAAGATGTCACCTCTCTTCCTTCTGAAAGGGAAGTGGAATTCTCTATTGATCTGATACCTGGGACGGCTCCAATCTCCGTCTCTCCGTATCGCATCGCGCCACTAGAGTTGAGAGAGTTGACGAATCAATTGGAAGAGTTGTTAACCAAGCATTTTATCAAACCTAGTGTCTCACcatggggagctccagtgttaTTGGTAAAGAAGAAGGACGGTAGTATGCGGTTGTGTATTGATTATCACCAGTTGAATAAAGTTACCAATAAGAACAAGTACCCTCTGATAAGGATAGAAGATTTGTTAGACCAGTGGAAAGGAGCCTGTGTGTTCTCGAAGATTGATTTACGATCGGGCTATCATCAAATAAGAATTAAGAGTTCGGATGTGCCAAAGACCGCATTTAGAACCCGATATGGCCATTATGAGTTCCTTGTAATGCCGTTTGGTGTAACGAATGCCCCAGTTGTTTTATTGGACTATATGAATCGGATATTCCAACTCTACTTGGACCAGTTTGTGGTGATCTTTATTGATGACATTCTTATTTATTCTCGTACTCCTCAAGAGCACGGAGAACACTTAAGGATTGTTCTATCAGTACTGCAAGAGAAACAATTGTTTTCCAAGTTAAgtaagtgtgaattttggatgAACTAA